A single Pseudomonas sp. DC1.2 DNA region contains:
- the iscR gene encoding Fe-S cluster assembly transcriptional regulator IscR codes for MRLTTKGRYAVTAMLDLALHAQHGPVSLADISERQGISLSYLEQLFAKLRRSNLVSSVRGPGGGYQLSREMQGIQVAQVIDAVNESVDATKCQGQGDCHSGDTCLTHHLWCDLSLQIHEFLSGISLADLVTRREVQEVAQRQDQRRCNGKAPRLDKIEASAVE; via the coding sequence ATGCGACTGACTACTAAAGGCCGATACGCCGTGACCGCCATGCTTGATCTGGCGTTGCACGCGCAGCACGGGCCGGTGTCCCTGGCCGATATCTCCGAGCGCCAAGGCATTTCCCTTTCCTATCTCGAACAGCTCTTTGCCAAATTGCGTCGTAGCAATCTGGTGTCCAGCGTTCGAGGGCCGGGCGGCGGCTACCAGCTATCGCGCGAAATGCAGGGTATCCAGGTCGCCCAGGTCATCGACGCAGTCAACGAATCGGTCGATGCCACCAAGTGCCAGGGCCAGGGCGATTGCCATTCTGGCGACACCTGTCTGACCCACCACTTGTGGTGCGACCTGAGTCTGCAGATTCACGAATTTTTGAGTGGTATCAGCTTGGCTGACCTTGTGACTCGCCGTGAGGTGCAAGAAGTAGCCCAGCGTCAGGATCAGCGCCGTTGCAATGGCAAGGCGCCACGCCTGGACAAGATTGAAGCGTCCGCCGTCGAATGA
- the rlmN gene encoding 23S rRNA (adenine(2503)-C(2))-methyltransferase RlmN — translation MTTSTAKINLLGLTQLEMEKFFDSIGEKRFRAGQVMKWIHHLGVDDFDAMTNVSKALRDKLKVIAEVRGPEVVSEDISTDGTRKWVVRVASGSCVETVYIPQGKRGTLCVSSQAGCALDCSFCSTGKQGFNSNLTAAEVIGQVWIANKSFGSIPATADRAITNVVMMGMGEPLLNFDNVVAAMHLMMDDLGYGISKRRVTLSTSGVVPMIDELSKHIDVSLALSLHAPNDALRNQLVPINKKYPLKMLLESCQRYMSSLGEKRVLTIEYTLLKDINDKVEHAVEMIELLKNIPCKINLIPFNPFPHSGYERPSNNAIRRFQDQLHHAGFNVTVRTTRGEDIDAACGQLVGQVLDRTRRSERYIAVRELSAENDVPQSAANNN, via the coding sequence ATGACTACATCGACTGCAAAAATTAACCTGCTGGGTCTGACTCAGTTGGAAATGGAAAAATTCTTCGACTCAATCGGGGAGAAGCGTTTCCGTGCCGGTCAGGTAATGAAATGGATTCACCACCTTGGCGTCGATGATTTCGACGCCATGACGAACGTCAGCAAAGCCTTGCGCGACAAGCTCAAGGTGATTGCTGAGGTTCGCGGTCCTGAAGTCGTCAGCGAGGACATTTCCACCGACGGCACCCGTAAGTGGGTGGTGCGTGTGGCGTCCGGCAGCTGCGTCGAGACCGTTTACATTCCCCAGGGCAAGCGCGGCACTTTGTGCGTTTCGTCCCAGGCAGGCTGTGCCCTGGATTGCAGTTTCTGCTCCACTGGCAAGCAAGGTTTCAACAGCAACCTTACCGCCGCCGAAGTGATCGGCCAGGTTTGGATTGCCAATAAATCGTTCGGCAGCATCCCGGCAACCGCCGACCGTGCCATCACCAATGTGGTGATGATGGGCATGGGTGAGCCGCTGCTGAACTTCGACAACGTCGTCGCCGCCATGCACCTGATGATGGATGACCTGGGCTACGGGATCTCCAAGCGCCGCGTGACCCTGTCCACTTCGGGCGTGGTGCCGATGATCGATGAGCTGTCCAAGCACATCGACGTTTCGCTGGCGTTGTCGCTGCACGCACCAAATGACGCATTGCGTAACCAATTGGTGCCTATCAACAAGAAATACCCGCTTAAGATGCTCCTCGAGTCGTGTCAGCGCTACATGTCGTCCCTGGGCGAAAAACGCGTGCTGACCATCGAGTACACCTTGCTCAAAGACATCAATGACAAGGTTGAACATGCGGTTGAGATGATCGAGTTGCTCAAGAACATCCCGTGCAAGATCAACCTGATTCCGTTCAACCCGTTCCCGCATTCCGGTTACGAGCGTCCGAGCAACAATGCTATTCGTCGTTTTCAGGATCAGCTTCACCATGCCGGCTTCAATGTCACCGTGCGCACCACGCGTGGTGAAGACATTGATGCCGCGTGTGGCCAATTGGTAGGACAGGTGCTGGATCGCACCCGTCGCAGCGAACGTTATATCGCCGTGCGCGAGTTGAGCGCCGAGAACGATGTACCACAAAGCGCCGCGAACAATAATTAA
- the iscA gene encoding iron-sulfur cluster assembly protein IscA, with protein sequence MAISMTEAAAQHVRRSLNGRGKGEGIRLGVRTTGCSGLAYVLEFVDEVVAEDQVFESHGEKVIIDPKSLSYLDGTELDFVKEGLNEGFKFNNPNVRGECGCGESFNI encoded by the coding sequence ATGGCTATCAGCATGACAGAAGCGGCTGCTCAACACGTGCGGCGCTCCCTCAACGGGCGCGGCAAAGGTGAAGGGATTCGTCTGGGTGTTCGCACCACGGGCTGTTCCGGCCTTGCCTACGTGCTGGAGTTCGTCGACGAGGTGGTTGCAGAGGATCAGGTGTTCGAAAGTCATGGCGAGAAAGTGATTATCGACCCTAAAAGCCTTTCTTACCTGGACGGCACCGAACTCGATTTCGTCAAGGAAGGGTTGAACGAAGGTTTCAAGTTCAACAATCCCAACGTGCGCGGTGAATGTGGCTGCGGCGAAAGCTTCAACATCTGA
- the cysE gene encoding serine O-acetyltransferase, whose protein sequence is MFERLREDIQSVFHRDPAARNAFEVLTCYPGMHAIWIHRLSSALWGMGWKWLARVVSNFGRWLTGIEIHPGAKVGRRFFIDHGMGIVIGETAEIGNDVTLYQGVTLGGTSWNKGKRHPTLEDGVVVGAGAKVLGPFTVGAGAKVGSNAVVTKAVPPGATVVGIPGRIIVKSNDEQDAKRKAMAEKIGFDAYGVGEDMPDPVARAIGQLLDHLQAVDGRLEGMCGALKDLGSNYCAKDLPQLREEDFACVKGKDETKAG, encoded by the coding sequence ATGTTCGAGCGTTTGCGTGAAGATATCCAGAGCGTTTTTCACCGTGATCCGGCAGCACGTAACGCTTTCGAGGTGCTGACGTGCTATCCGGGCATGCATGCCATCTGGATTCATCGTCTGTCTTCGGCCCTTTGGGGTATGGGCTGGAAGTGGCTGGCGCGAGTGGTGTCGAATTTTGGTCGTTGGTTGACCGGGATCGAGATTCATCCCGGGGCCAAGGTTGGTCGTCGGTTCTTTATCGATCATGGAATGGGTATCGTCATCGGTGAGACTGCCGAGATCGGCAACGACGTTACGCTGTATCAGGGCGTGACGCTTGGCGGCACAAGTTGGAACAAGGGCAAGCGTCACCCCACGCTGGAAGACGGCGTCGTGGTCGGCGCCGGTGCGAAGGTACTGGGTCCGTTTACTGTGGGGGCTGGGGCCAAGGTCGGCTCCAATGCGGTGGTGACCAAGGCTGTGCCGCCGGGAGCAACGGTGGTTGGGATCCCAGGGCGAATTATCGTCAAGTCCAATGACGAGCAGGATGCCAAGCGCAAGGCGATGGCTGAGAAAATCGGCTTTGACGCCTATGGTGTCGGAGAAGACATGCCTGACCCGGTAGCGCGTGCCATTGGTCAGTTGCTCGACCATCTGCAGGCGGTCGATGGCCGTCTTGAGGGTATGTGCGGTGCGTTGAAGGATTTGGGCAGTAATTACTGCGCCAAGGATCTGCCTCAGCTGCGTGAAGAAGACTTCGCCTGCGTAAAAGGCAAAGACGAAACCAAGGCTGGCTAA
- a CDS encoding IscS subfamily cysteine desulfurase has product MKLPIYLDYSATTPVDPRVAQKMSECLLVDGNFGNPASRSHVFGWKAEESVENARRQVADLVSADPREIVWTSGATESNNLAIKGAAHFYATKGKHLITTKIEHKAVLDTMRQLEREGFEVTYLEPRTDGLVTPEMIEAALRDDTILVSVMHVNNEIGTINDIAAIGEMTRSKGILFHVDAAQSTGKVDIDLSKLKVDLMSFSAHKTYGPKGIGALYVSRKPRVRIEAAMHGGGHERGMRSGTLATHQIVGMGEAFRVAKEDMAAENVRIKALSDRFFKQVEGLEELYINGSMTARVPHNLNLSFNYVEGESLIMALKDLAVSSGSACTSASLEPSYVLRALGRNDELAHSSIRFTFGRFTTEEEIDYAAQKVCEAVTKLRTLSPLWDMYKDGVDISKIEWAAH; this is encoded by the coding sequence ATGAAATTGCCGATTTACCTTGATTACTCTGCGACTACCCCGGTTGATCCGCGTGTCGCGCAAAAGATGAGTGAATGCCTGCTGGTTGACGGAAACTTCGGTAACCCGGCGTCCCGCTCCCACGTATTTGGCTGGAAGGCTGAAGAGTCTGTCGAAAACGCTCGTCGTCAGGTCGCTGATCTGGTCAGCGCCGACCCGCGTGAAATTGTCTGGACCTCGGGTGCCACAGAGTCTAACAACCTGGCAATCAAGGGTGCGGCGCATTTCTATGCCACCAAGGGCAAGCACCTGATCACCACCAAAATTGAGCACAAGGCTGTCCTTGACACCATGCGCCAACTGGAGCGTGAAGGTTTCGAGGTAACTTACCTCGAGCCTCGCACTGATGGTCTGGTCACGCCTGAGATGATTGAAGCTGCGCTGCGCGATGACACCATCCTGGTGTCAGTGATGCACGTAAACAACGAAATCGGCACCATCAACGACATCGCGGCCATCGGCGAGATGACCCGCTCCAAGGGCATCCTGTTCCACGTCGATGCTGCTCAGTCTACCGGCAAGGTCGATATCGACCTGTCGAAGCTGAAAGTCGACCTGATGTCGTTCTCTGCACATAAAACCTATGGTCCTAAAGGTATCGGTGCGCTGTACGTCAGCCGCAAGCCGCGTGTTCGCATTGAAGCAGCCATGCACGGCGGCGGCCATGAGCGTGGCATGCGTTCCGGCACCCTGGCGACCCACCAGATTGTCGGCATGGGCGAAGCCTTCCGTGTAGCCAAAGAAGACATGGCTGCCGAGAACGTGCGGATCAAGGCGTTGAGCGATCGTTTCTTCAAACAGGTCGAAGGGTTGGAAGAGCTGTACATCAACGGCAGCATGACCGCCCGCGTACCGCACAACCTGAACCTGAGCTTCAACTATGTCGAAGGCGAATCGCTGATCATGGCGCTCAAGGATCTGGCGGTTTCGTCCGGTTCGGCCTGTACCTCGGCATCGCTTGAGCCTTCTTACGTATTGCGCGCCCTTGGCCGCAATGACGAGCTGGCACATAGCTCGATTCGCTTTACTTTCGGTCGATTCACTACCGAAGAAGAAATCGACTACGCCGCGCAGAAAGTCTGTGAGGCCGTTACCAAGCTGCGCACTCTGTCGCCGCTGTGGGACATGTACAAAGACGGTGTCGACATTTCGAAAATCGAGTGGGCGGCACACTGA
- the iscU gene encoding Fe-S cluster assembly scaffold IscU — translation MAYSEKVIDHYENPRNVGKMDAEDPDVGTGMVGAPACGDVMRLQIKVNDQGIIEDAKFKTYGCGSAIASSSLATEWMKGKTLDEAETIKNTQLAEELALPPVKIHCSVLAEDAIKAAVRDYKQKKGLI, via the coding sequence ATGGCTTACAGCGAAAAGGTCATCGACCACTACGAGAACCCGCGTAACGTCGGCAAGATGGACGCGGAAGATCCTGATGTCGGCACTGGCATGGTTGGCGCGCCGGCGTGCGGCGACGTCATGCGTTTGCAGATCAAGGTCAACGACCAAGGCATCATCGAAGATGCCAAGTTCAAGACTTATGGTTGCGGTTCGGCTATCGCCTCCAGCTCCCTGGCGACCGAGTGGATGAAAGGCAAGACTCTGGATGAAGCAGAGACCATCAAAAACACTCAGCTAGCCGAAGAACTGGCCTTGCCGCCGGTAAAAATTCACTGCTCCGTACTTGCTGAAGACGCTATCAAAGCGGCCGTTCGCGATTACAAGCAGAAGAAAGGCTTGATCTGA
- the ndk gene encoding nucleoside-diphosphate kinase, protein MAVQRTFSIIKPDAVAKNVIGEITTRFEKAGLRVVASKLKQLSKAEAEGFYAEHSARGFFGDLVAFMISGPVVVQVLEGENAIALNRELMGATNPKEAAAGTIRADFADSIDANAVHGSDSEAAAAREISYFFAATEVTTR, encoded by the coding sequence ATGGCTGTTCAACGTACTTTCTCCATCATCAAGCCTGACGCTGTTGCAAAAAACGTTATCGGCGAGATCACCACTCGTTTTGAAAAAGCTGGCCTGCGCGTTGTAGCTTCGAAACTGAAGCAACTGTCCAAAGCCGAAGCTGAAGGCTTCTACGCTGAGCACAGCGCTCGCGGTTTCTTTGGCGACCTGGTTGCTTTCATGATCTCCGGCCCGGTTGTTGTTCAGGTTCTGGAAGGCGAAAACGCTATCGCTCTGAACCGTGAGCTGATGGGCGCTACCAACCCTAAAGAAGCCGCTGCCGGCACTATCCGTGCTGATTTCGCTGATTCCATCGATGCCAACGCTGTACACGGTTCGGACTCCGAAGCCGCTGCTGCTCGCGAAATCTCGTACTTCTTCGCCGCTACTGAAGTAACCACTCGCTAA
- the fdx gene encoding ISC system 2Fe-2S type ferredoxin, translating to MPQIIFLPHAEHCPDGMVVEAETGKSILEVAHDNHIEMESACGGVCACTTCHCIIREGFSSLEDADELEEDFLDRAWGLEPQSRLGCQAIVGTEDLTVEIPKYSLNHAAEAPH from the coding sequence ATGCCGCAGATCATTTTTCTGCCTCACGCCGAGCATTGCCCGGACGGGATGGTTGTCGAGGCTGAAACCGGTAAGTCAATTCTCGAAGTGGCCCATGACAACCACATCGAGATGGAAAGCGCCTGTGGCGGTGTTTGCGCCTGCACCACATGTCACTGCATCATTCGCGAAGGCTTCAGCTCGCTCGAAGACGCAGATGAGCTGGAAGAAGACTTTCTTGATCGGGCCTGGGGTCTGGAGCCGCAATCTCGTCTAGGCTGTCAGGCGATTGTCGGTACTGAAGACCTGACTGTCGAAATCCCGAAATACTCGCTCAATCATGCGGCTGAAGCGCCGCACTGA
- the iscX gene encoding Fe-S cluster assembly protein IscX: protein MSLKWVDVQEIAIQLAESKPDVDPRSLNFVDLRKWVMELPEFDDAPDRSGEKVLEAIQALWIEELD from the coding sequence ATGAGTCTGAAGTGGGTTGATGTGCAGGAAATCGCTATCCAGTTAGCTGAAAGCAAGCCGGATGTCGATCCAAGATCGCTTAACTTCGTCGATCTGCGGAAATGGGTGATGGAATTGCCCGAGTTCGATGACGCGCCGGATCGCAGTGGCGAAAAAGTTCTGGAGGCCATTCAGGCGCTCTGGATCGAAGAGCTCGACTGA
- the trmJ gene encoding tRNA (cytosine(32)/uridine(32)-2'-O)-methyltransferase TrmJ, which yields MLQNIRVVLVNTSHPGNIGGAARAMKNMGLSRLVLVEPRLFPHHEADARASGAGDILENAQVVATLEDALVGCNLVLGTSARDRRIPWPLLDPRECGVKVVEEAGQGAEIALVFGREDSGLTNDELQRCHYHVHIPSDPEFSSLNLGAAVQVLSYEVRMSWLSAAGQPSKVEKDEVASTKSGELATMDELERFYEHLEQTLVAIEFLDPEKPRHLMARLRRLYGRSSVSRAEMNILRGILTETQKAARGELLRRKD from the coding sequence TTGCTGCAAAACATTCGTGTCGTCCTGGTCAATACCAGCCACCCCGGCAATATCGGCGGGGCTGCGCGTGCTATGAAGAACATGGGCCTGTCGCGTTTGGTGCTGGTCGAGCCGCGGTTGTTCCCGCACCATGAGGCCGATGCTCGTGCTTCCGGCGCCGGAGATATTCTGGAGAATGCTCAGGTCGTTGCCACCCTGGAAGATGCCTTGGTCGGCTGCAATCTGGTGCTCGGCACCAGTGCTCGTGACCGGCGCATTCCCTGGCCGTTACTAGATCCCCGCGAATGCGGCGTGAAAGTGGTCGAGGAGGCAGGGCAGGGCGCCGAAATCGCGCTGGTCTTCGGTCGTGAGGATTCCGGCCTGACGAATGATGAGTTGCAGCGATGTCATTATCACGTACACATACCGTCCGACCCTGAGTTCAGTTCGCTGAATCTGGGGGCTGCGGTGCAAGTGTTGAGCTATGAAGTGCGTATGTCCTGGCTCTCCGCTGCCGGTCAGCCGAGCAAGGTCGAGAAGGATGAGGTGGCGTCCACCAAAAGTGGTGAGCTGGCGACCATGGATGAGCTGGAGCGATTCTATGAGCACCTTGAGCAGACCCTGGTGGCCATCGAGTTTCTCGATCCTGAAAAACCACGGCACTTGATGGCGCGCCTGCGCCGGCTGTACGGACGTAGTTCGGTCAGTCGGGCGGAAATGAATATATTGCGTGGCATTCTCACGGAAACCCAGAAAGCGGCCCGTGGCGAGCTTCTAAGGCGGAAGGATTAA
- the suhB gene encoding inositol-phosphate phosphatase produces MQPMLNIALRAARSASELIFRSIERLDTIKVDEKDAKDYVSEVDRAAEQKIIDALRKAYPTHGILGEETGMHPGSGEGEEYLWIIDPLDGTTNFLRGIPHFAVSIACKYRGRLEHAVVLDPVRQEEFTASRGRGAQLNGRRLRVSGRTSLDGALLGTGFPFRDDQMDNLENYLGMFRALVGQTAGIRRAGSASLDLAYVAAGRFDAFWESGLSEWDMAAGALLIQEAGGLVSDFTGGHDFLEKGHVVAGNTKCFKAVLTAIQPHLPASLKR; encoded by the coding sequence ATGCAGCCCATGCTGAATATCGCGCTGCGCGCCGCCCGCAGCGCCAGTGAATTGATCTTCCGCTCCATCGAGCGCCTGGATACCATCAAGGTCGACGAAAAAGACGCCAAGGATTATGTATCCGAGGTGGATCGCGCCGCCGAACAGAAAATCATCGACGCGCTGCGCAAGGCCTACCCTACCCACGGCATTCTCGGCGAAGAAACGGGCATGCACCCAGGAAGCGGCGAAGGCGAAGAATACCTGTGGATCATCGATCCGCTGGACGGCACCACCAACTTCCTGCGCGGCATTCCTCACTTCGCTGTCAGCATCGCCTGCAAATACCGCGGCCGACTGGAACACGCTGTTGTTCTGGACCCGGTTCGCCAGGAAGAATTCACCGCCAGCCGTGGTCGCGGTGCTCAACTGAACGGTCGTCGCCTGCGCGTGAGTGGTCGTACCAGCCTTGATGGCGCCCTGCTGGGCACAGGCTTCCCGTTCCGTGACGACCAGATGGACAACCTTGAGAACTACCTGGGCATGTTCCGCGCCCTGGTGGGCCAGACCGCCGGCATCCGCCGCGCAGGTTCGGCAAGCCTGGACCTGGCCTATGTGGCAGCCGGCCGTTTCGACGCGTTCTGGGAGTCGGGCCTGTCCGAATGGGACATGGCAGCAGGCGCCCTTCTGATCCAGGAAGCCGGCGGCTTGGTGAGTGACTTCACTGGCGGTCACGACTTCCTTGAAAAAGGCCACGTCGTTGCCGGTAACACCAAGTGCTTCAAAGCAGTCTTGACGGCTATCCAGCCACACCTGCCGGCTTCGCTGAAACGCTA
- the hscB gene encoding co-chaperone HscB, translating into MGTPCHFALFELQPSFRLDLEQLATRYRELARGVHPDRFADASEREQRLALEQSASLNEAYQTLKNPPKRARYLLAMGGRELPLEVTVHDPAFLLQQMELREELEDLQDSADLAGVAVFKRRLKAAQDELNESFAACWDDAAQREQAERLMRRMQFLDKLTYEVRQLEERLDD; encoded by the coding sequence GTGGGTACTCCTTGTCATTTCGCTTTATTTGAACTGCAGCCGAGCTTCCGCCTGGATCTCGAACAGTTGGCCACGCGCTATCGTGAGTTGGCGCGTGGTGTTCATCCTGACCGCTTTGCAGACGCTTCCGAGCGCGAGCAGCGGCTGGCGCTAGAGCAATCCGCGAGCCTCAACGAGGCCTACCAGACGCTCAAAAATCCCCCAAAGCGCGCGCGTTACCTGCTCGCCATGGGTGGTCGCGAGCTGCCGCTGGAGGTCACGGTGCATGATCCGGCGTTTCTTCTGCAGCAGATGGAATTGCGTGAAGAGCTTGAAGATCTGCAAGACAGCGCCGACCTGGCCGGTGTTGCCGTGTTCAAGCGTCGCTTGAAAGCCGCTCAGGATGAACTGAACGAAAGCTTCGCAGCCTGTTGGGATGATGCAGCGCAACGTGAACAGGCTGAACGCCTGATGCGGCGCATGCAGTTCCTCGACAAGCTCACCTACGAAGTGCGCCAGTTAGAAGAGCGCCTCGACGATTAA
- the pilW gene encoding type IV pilus biogenesis/stability protein PilW gives MSLRFALLVLIASLCAGCVLSGDFNPMKTSKGRDEARAAYVQLGLGYLQQGMTERAKVPLKKALDLDDSDADANAALGLVFQAEMEPELADQHFRKALSSRPADARILNNYGSFLFEEKRYKEAYERFEQAAADTLYPERSRVFESLGMTASKLGQRELAQQQLEKALRLNRQQPRALLEMAELSYEDRHYVPARDYYDRFSLLAEQNARSLLLGVRLAKVFEDRDKAASFGLQLKRLYPGTPEYQQYLSEQ, from the coding sequence ATGTCCCTGCGCTTTGCGCTGCTTGTGCTGATCGCCAGCCTTTGTGCTGGTTGCGTCCTGTCGGGCGATTTCAACCCGATGAAGACCAGCAAGGGCCGCGATGAAGCACGTGCCGCTTACGTGCAATTGGGGCTTGGCTACTTGCAGCAAGGGATGACCGAGCGGGCAAAGGTGCCGTTGAAAAAGGCGCTGGATCTGGATGATTCCGACGCGGACGCCAACGCGGCGCTAGGCCTGGTGTTTCAGGCCGAGATGGAGCCGGAACTGGCCGATCAGCACTTCCGTAAGGCGTTGTCTTCCCGTCCCGCCGATGCGCGTATCCTGAACAATTACGGCAGTTTTCTTTTCGAAGAGAAGCGTTACAAGGAAGCCTACGAACGCTTTGAACAGGCTGCCGCCGATACCCTGTATCCTGAGCGTTCGCGAGTGTTCGAGAGCTTGGGCATGACGGCTTCAAAGCTTGGTCAGCGAGAATTGGCCCAGCAGCAGCTGGAAAAAGCCTTGCGTTTAAACCGCCAACAACCTCGTGCATTGCTTGAAATGGCTGAGTTGTCTTACGAAGACAGGCATTATGTGCCCGCACGTGACTATTACGACCGTTTTAGCCTGCTCGCTGAACAAAATGCACGTAGTCTATTGCTCGGCGTTCGGCTGGCAAAAGTGTTTGAAGATCGCGACAAGGCCGCCAGTTTTGGCCTGCAATTAAAACGACTCTATCCCGGTACGCCGGAATATCAGCAATACCTGTCGGAGCAATGA
- the hscA gene encoding Fe-S protein assembly chaperone HscA, which produces MALLQIAEPGQSPQPHQRRLAVGIDLGTTNSLVAALRSGLSEPLADADGRVILPSAVRYHADRVEVGESAKLAAASDPLNTVLSVKRLMGRGLSDVKQLGDQLPYRFVGGESHMPFIDTVQGPKSPVEVSAEILKVLRQRAEATLGGELVGAVITVPAYFDDAQRQATKDAAKLAGLNVLRLLNEPTAAAVAYGLDQHAEGLVAIYDLGGGTFDISILRLTGGVFEVLATGGDSALGGDDFDHAIAGWIIEGAGLSADLDPGAQRNLLQTACAAKEALTNVTTVEVAYGDWKAQFTREAFDALIEPMVARSLKACRRAVRDSGIELEEVHAVVMVGGSTRVPRVRDAVAEAFGRQPLTEIDPDQVVAIGAAIQADTLAGNKRDGGELLLLDVIPLSLGLETMGGLMEKVIPRNTTIPVARAQDFTTYKDGQSAMAIHVLQGERELISDCRSLARFELRGIPAMVAGAAKIRVTFQVDADGLLSVAARELGSGVEASIQVKPSYGLTDGEIAKMLKDSFQHANDDKVARVLREQQVDAQRLIEAVQGALDVDGERLLDAEERMVIELQMQELTELMKGTDGYAIEQQTKRLSQVTDAFAARRLDSTVKAALAGRNLNEIEE; this is translated from the coding sequence ATGGCCCTACTGCAGATCGCCGAACCCGGCCAAAGTCCTCAACCGCACCAGCGTCGTCTGGCTGTGGGGATCGACTTGGGCACTACCAATTCGCTAGTCGCTGCGTTGCGCAGTGGTCTTTCCGAGCCTTTGGCAGACGCTGACGGGCGGGTCATTCTGCCGTCTGCCGTGCGCTATCACGCCGACCGCGTAGAAGTCGGCGAGTCGGCGAAGCTGGCTGCCGCTAGCGATCCCTTGAATACCGTGCTGTCGGTCAAACGCTTGATGGGGCGTGGTCTGTCCGACGTCAAGCAGTTGGGCGATCAATTGCCATACCGCTTCGTCGGTGGCGAGTCGCACATGCCGTTCATCGACACCGTGCAGGGTCCTAAAAGTCCGGTTGAAGTCTCCGCGGAAATCCTCAAGGTATTGCGCCAGCGCGCCGAGGCAACATTGGGCGGCGAGCTGGTCGGGGCAGTGATTACCGTTCCAGCCTATTTCGACGACGCTCAGCGTCAAGCCACCAAAGACGCGGCTAAATTGGCGGGTCTTAACGTGCTGCGTCTGCTCAATGAGCCGACCGCTGCCGCCGTGGCTTATGGTCTGGATCAGCACGCTGAAGGTCTGGTGGCTATTTACGACCTGGGTGGCGGTACGTTCGATATTTCGATTTTGCGTCTCACCGGTGGTGTGTTCGAGGTGCTGGCTACCGGCGGCGATAGCGCGCTGGGCGGCGATGACTTCGATCACGCGATTGCTGGGTGGATTATTGAGGGCGCCGGTTTGTCCGCTGACCTCGACCCGGGCGCGCAACGCAATCTGCTGCAAACCGCGTGCGCGGCCAAAGAAGCGCTGACGAATGTTACGACGGTTGAAGTCGCTTACGGCGACTGGAAAGCTCAGTTCACCCGCGAAGCCTTTGATGCGCTGATCGAGCCGATGGTTGCTCGCAGCCTCAAAGCTTGCCGTCGCGCCGTGCGTGATTCCGGCATCGAGCTGGAAGAAGTGCATGCTGTGGTCATGGTCGGTGGTTCGACCCGCGTGCCGCGTGTGCGCGATGCTGTCGCTGAAGCGTTTGGTCGCCAGCCGCTGACCGAAATTGATCCGGATCAAGTGGTGGCCATTGGTGCCGCGATCCAGGCCGATACGTTGGCTGGCAACAAGCGCGATGGCGGCGAGTTGCTGCTGCTTGACGTGATTCCGTTGTCCTTGGGGCTGGAAACCATGGGCGGCCTGATGGAGAAGGTGATTCCACGCAACACCACCATCCCCGTCGCTCGCGCTCAGGACTTCACCACGTACAAAGATGGCCAGTCGGCCATGGCGATCCATGTCTTGCAGGGCGAGCGCGAACTGATCAGCGACTGCCGTTCTCTGGCAAGGTTCGAATTGCGCGGCATTCCGGCGATGGTGGCTGGTGCGGCGAAGATTCGCGTAACCTTTCAGGTCGATGCCGATGGCCTGCTCAGCGTCGCGGCGCGTGAGCTGGGTTCGGGCGTGGAAGCCAGCATCCAGGTCAAGCCGTCCTACGGTCTGACCGATGGCGAAATCGCCAAGATGCTCAAGGATTCATTCCAGCACGCCAACGACGACAAAGTTGCCCGTGTGCTGCGTGAGCAACAAGTGGATGCCCAGCGCCTGATCGAGGCTGTGCAAGGGGCTCTTGATGTTGATGGTGAGCGTTTGCTCGATGCCGAGGAGCGTATGGTTATCGAGTTGCAAATGCAGGAATTGACCGAATTGATGAAAGGCACCGATGGTTATGCCATCGAGCAGCAGACCAAGCGTCTGTCGCAAGTGACCGATGCCTTTGCTGCCCGCCGCCTGGATTCGACGGTGAAGGCCGCGCTGGCGGGGCGCAACCTGAATGAAATCGAGGAATAA